The proteins below come from a single Asanoa ferruginea genomic window:
- a CDS encoding HD domain-containing phosphohydrolase: MAGPSADLRVRRLELLAVMSLGADLGLGQPMEHVLRECLIAMRLAERVGLDTRGRATVCYTALLTWVGCHVDAYEQAKWFGDDLAFKSDFPMVDGAGTGFVLRHLGAGRPLVDRARLGLALIGGGRREVEAIIDNHRRAAEDLAHQLGLDAEVRDSLGQAFERWDGRGTPGLARGPAISLVARLVTLADVVEVFHRLGGVEAAVAVARERRGTQFDPELVDLFVSVADEILVGPDGEATWSAVIAAEPELDVVLTGAELDAALAAVANFADVKSPYTLGHSCAVALLAESAARTAGLVEADAVLVRRAAYVHDLGRLGVSNTIWDKPSSLSVGERERVRLHPYLTERMLAASALAPLGTVAIAHHERLDGSGYPRGITGDALPMVARILGAADAYRSKLEPRPHRARLTADQAAAYLRDEARVGRLDGDAVEGVLHVAGHAVRRRRSWPAGLTAREVEVLRLAARGLAVAAIAAQLGISKKNRRQPRGAHLRQDRCVQPGPGQSVRREARPDRRRRHRRGVATKMR, translated from the coding sequence ATGGCCGGGCCGTCAGCTGATCTGCGAGTGCGCCGCCTCGAGCTGCTGGCCGTCATGTCGCTGGGTGCCGATCTCGGCCTCGGTCAGCCGATGGAGCACGTGCTGCGTGAGTGCCTGATCGCGATGCGCCTGGCCGAGCGAGTCGGACTGGATACGAGGGGCCGCGCGACCGTTTGCTACACGGCGCTGCTGACCTGGGTCGGCTGCCACGTGGACGCCTACGAGCAGGCGAAGTGGTTCGGTGATGACCTGGCATTCAAGTCTGACTTTCCGATGGTCGACGGGGCGGGGACGGGTTTCGTCCTGCGTCATCTGGGTGCCGGGCGACCGCTGGTCGACCGGGCCCGGCTCGGGTTGGCGCTGATCGGCGGTGGCCGGCGCGAGGTCGAGGCGATCATCGACAACCATCGGCGGGCAGCGGAGGATCTGGCCCACCAGCTCGGTCTCGACGCCGAGGTTCGGGACAGCCTTGGGCAGGCTTTCGAACGGTGGGATGGAAGGGGTACCCCAGGGCTGGCCCGGGGGCCCGCGATCTCGCTGGTCGCACGGCTGGTGACCCTGGCTGATGTGGTCGAGGTTTTCCACCGGTTGGGTGGCGTTGAGGCGGCCGTGGCGGTCGCCCGTGAGCGGCGGGGGACTCAGTTCGATCCGGAGCTGGTCGATCTGTTCGTGTCCGTCGCCGACGAAATCTTGGTGGGGCCTGACGGCGAGGCGACCTGGAGCGCGGTGATCGCCGCCGAGCCCGAGCTCGACGTCGTGCTGACTGGCGCGGAGCTCGACGCGGCGCTCGCGGCGGTAGCCAACTTCGCCGATGTGAAGTCGCCTTACACGCTCGGCCATTCGTGCGCGGTGGCCCTGCTGGCCGAGTCGGCGGCTCGTACCGCCGGACTGGTCGAGGCTGACGCGGTGCTGGTGCGGCGGGCCGCGTATGTCCATGACCTCGGCCGGCTTGGCGTGTCCAATACCATCTGGGACAAGCCGAGCAGCCTCAGCGTCGGCGAACGGGAACGGGTGCGGCTGCACCCGTATCTGACCGAGCGGATGCTGGCGGCGTCGGCACTCGCTCCACTGGGGACGGTGGCGATAGCCCATCACGAACGGCTGGACGGCTCTGGATACCCCCGGGGCATCACCGGCGATGCTCTGCCCATGGTCGCCCGGATTCTAGGAGCGGCCGATGCCTACCGGTCCAAGCTGGAACCGCGACCGCACCGAGCCCGGCTGACGGCCGATCAAGCCGCGGCCTACCTGCGCGATGAGGCACGGGTCGGCCGGCTCGACGGCGACGCGGTCGAGGGTGTGCTGCACGTGGCCGGGCACGCGGTGCGTCGCCGCCGCTCCTGGCCGGCCGGGCTCACGGCCCGAGAGGTCGAAGTCCTCCGGTTGGCCGCCCGAGGGCTGGCGGTCGCGGCCATTGCCGCCCAGCTAGGCATCTCCAAAAAAAACCGCCGCCAACCACGTGGAGCACATCTACGTCAAGATCGGTGTGTCCAACCGGGCCCGGGCCAGTCTGTTCGCCGTGAAGCACGGCCTGATCGGCGACGACGACATCGACGCGGAGTCGCGACAAAGATGAGGTGA
- a CDS encoding SRPBCC family protein codes for MTRVVWDGDSSYEMVLEAHCDASPSAVYDVLANLETHLDWAGRKQRHGFQLTSLRADGPMRAGSEFTSVGSMPMTRTRWQDHSVVVRADQAAVIEFHTDGVAVWPTGRRTEARWEHRYEIEPAADGARVTYRLRRASMTNPPLRMRLPLMATLTHRVMIPFLCRRGFHNLLWAAEQLAQPVPPAARSID; via the coding sequence TTGACTCGCGTGGTGTGGGACGGCGACAGCAGCTACGAGATGGTGCTCGAGGCGCACTGCGACGCCTCGCCATCCGCGGTCTACGACGTGCTGGCAAACCTGGAGACCCACCTGGACTGGGCCGGCCGCAAGCAACGGCACGGGTTTCAACTCACGTCGCTGCGGGCCGACGGCCCGATGCGGGCCGGCTCCGAATTCACGAGCGTCGGATCAATGCCGATGACCCGCACCCGTTGGCAGGACCACAGCGTGGTCGTGCGCGCCGACCAGGCCGCCGTCATCGAGTTTCACACTGACGGCGTCGCGGTGTGGCCAACCGGCCGCCGCACCGAGGCCCGGTGGGAGCACCGCTACGAGATCGAGCCGGCCGCCGACGGCGCGCGGGTGACCTACCGGCTGCGCCGGGCATCCATGACGAACCCGCCGCTGCGGATGCGCCTTCCCCTCATGGCCACGCTGACGCACCGCGTGATGATCCCGTTCCTGTGCCGCCGTGGCTTCCACAATCTGCTCTGGGCAGCCGAACAGTTGGCCCAGCCGGTGCCGCCCGCGGCTCGGTCCATCGACTGA
- a CDS encoding alpha/beta fold hydrolase, whose protein sequence is MTTISTRDGRLLDVDVSGPADGVPLVFHHGTPGSAWPLRYMRRGVHERGLRLVTFSRAGYGGSTRAAGRAVVDVVADVRDVLDHVGAPRCLVAGWSGGGPHALATAARLPERVVAALVIAGVAPYDAEGLDFLAGMGEDNVTEFGAAARGEQHLRPYLEKEAEGMRDTDAAGLIAGLSSLLPPVDRAVLTDEFGVDLTAGFAEGLRLGVDGWLDDDLAFIRDWGFELAEIAMPTYVWQGSEDLMVPYAHGKWLAAHVPGVTAHLEQGEGHLSVGVGAFDRMLDELVAAL, encoded by the coding sequence ATGACGACGATTTCCACTCGGGACGGCCGGTTGCTCGACGTGGACGTGAGCGGCCCCGCCGACGGTGTACCGCTGGTCTTCCACCACGGCACCCCTGGGTCGGCTTGGCCGTTGCGTTACATGCGGCGGGGCGTGCACGAGCGGGGCCTGCGGCTCGTGACGTTCTCCCGGGCCGGTTACGGCGGCTCGACGCGCGCTGCGGGCCGGGCGGTGGTGGACGTGGTCGCGGATGTGCGGGACGTGCTCGACCACGTCGGCGCTCCGCGCTGCCTGGTGGCGGGCTGGTCCGGGGGCGGGCCGCACGCCCTCGCGACGGCCGCGCGGCTGCCGGAGCGGGTGGTGGCGGCGCTGGTGATCGCCGGGGTCGCGCCGTACGACGCCGAGGGCCTGGACTTTCTCGCCGGCATGGGCGAGGACAACGTCACGGAGTTCGGCGCGGCGGCGCGCGGGGAGCAGCACCTGCGCCCATACCTGGAGAAGGAGGCCGAGGGGATGCGCGACACCGACGCCGCCGGTCTGATCGCCGGGTTGTCGAGTTTGCTGCCGCCCGTGGACCGGGCCGTGCTGACCGACGAGTTCGGCGTGGATCTAACGGCCGGCTTCGCGGAGGGGCTGCGTCTGGGCGTCGACGGCTGGCTCGACGACGACCTCGCCTTCATTAGGGACTGGGGTTTCGAGCTGGCCGAGATCGCCATGCCGACGTACGTGTGGCAGGGCAGCGAGGACCTGATGGTGCCCTACGCCCACGGCAAGTGGCTCGCGGCGCACGTGCCGGGGGTGACCGCCCATCTGGAGCAAGGGGAGGGACACCTGTCGGTGGGAGTCGGGGCTTTCGACCGCATGCTCGACGAACTCGTTGCTGCGCTGTGA
- a CDS encoding alpha/beta fold hydrolase — translation MNEMAFRMTSNDGTTIAYDREGSGPAVILVGGALDEGVENAPLAPALAEHFTVYNYARRGRGASGFTEPYAVEREIEDLDALIAEAGGSAHLFGASSGGALALEAAAAGSAIDTIAVWEVPYAVGDDIRPRFEEYIADTRRAFDAGRDEEVLELFMRMTGASDDNIAARKAAGKQTAHWAHSVALAPTLVHDSVFLNRYQLPADRLATVTQPVLVTTGGPITVPYMAGLPSDFFDRAADELTDLLPHAQRETLEVPDHVVDPQTVGPLLLRFFSSER, via the coding sequence ATGAACGAGATGGCCTTTCGCATGACATCAAACGATGGCACCACCATCGCCTACGACAGGGAAGGAAGCGGTCCGGCCGTCATTCTGGTGGGCGGAGCACTCGACGAGGGGGTGGAGAACGCTCCCTTGGCGCCAGCTCTCGCCGAGCACTTCACGGTCTACAACTATGCCCGTCGGGGACGCGGCGCGAGCGGCTTCACCGAGCCGTACGCCGTGGAAAGGGAGATCGAGGACCTGGATGCGTTGATCGCGGAGGCGGGCGGCTCGGCACACCTGTTCGGGGCGTCGTCAGGCGGCGCGCTGGCGCTGGAGGCCGCCGCGGCAGGGTCAGCCATCGACACGATCGCCGTCTGGGAGGTGCCCTACGCGGTTGGAGACGACATACGCCCGCGATTCGAGGAGTACATCGCAGACACCCGACGCGCCTTCGACGCCGGGCGAGACGAGGAGGTTCTCGAACTGTTCATGCGCATGACCGGCGCCTCCGACGACAACATCGCGGCCAGGAAAGCGGCAGGCAAGCAGACGGCGCATTGGGCGCATTCGGTCGCCCTCGCGCCCACGCTGGTCCACGACAGCGTCTTCCTCAACCGCTACCAATTGCCGGCCGATCGACTGGCAACGGTCACCCAACCGGTCCTGGTCACCACCGGAGGACCGATCACGGTCCCCTACATGGCAGGCCTGCCCTCGGACTTCTTCGACCGCGCGGCCGACGAGCTTACAGACCTACTACCCCACGCTCAACGGGAGACCCTCGAGGTGCCGGATCACGTCGTCGACCCACAGACCGTCGGCCCGCTGTTGCTACGGTTCTTCAGCAGCGAACGCTGA
- a CDS encoding DoxX family protein — MSTIPQNNSETVAHTPGRASSIGVWILQVVLAAIIASGGISKLAGDPVMVDMFADIGAGQWLRYLVGALEVAGGVGLLIPALAGLASLGLAALLTGAVITDQFVLEQSPWLPLALLVVAAVIARTRWSRTEAVVGTLFRR; from the coding sequence ATGAGCACCATCCCCCAGAACAACTCGGAAACCGTTGCGCACACGCCCGGGCGGGCGAGCAGCATCGGGGTCTGGATTCTGCAAGTCGTGCTGGCGGCGATAATCGCCAGCGGCGGAATCTCGAAGCTCGCCGGCGACCCGGTCATGGTGGACATGTTCGCCGACATCGGGGCTGGCCAGTGGCTCCGATACCTGGTCGGAGCGCTGGAGGTCGCGGGAGGGGTTGGACTTCTGATCCCGGCTCTGGCGGGCCTGGCCAGTCTCGGGTTGGCGGCATTGCTGACCGGTGCTGTCATCACCGATCAGTTCGTGCTCGAGCAGAGCCCTTGGCTGCCGCTCGCCTTACTCGTCGTAGCGGCCGTGATCGCAAGGACGCGGTGGTCGCGCACCGAGGCCGTCGTCGGCACGCTGTTCAGGCGCTGA
- a CDS encoding ABC transporter permease, giving the protein MNATTAEQASAPVTEDALRSVLLAGERPSRPGPVLTSLTFGWRALLKIKHVPEQLVDVTMFPIMFTLMFTYLFGGALAGSTQAYLQFLLPGILVQANVMITMNTGITLNTDIQKGVFDRFRALPVWRPSPLVGALLGDLVRYSIGSAIVITLGLVLGFRPEGGAVGVVLSVVLLLVFSFCLSWLWTMLSLILRTPNSVAGVSMMVMFPLTFVSNIFVDPKTMPGWMQAVVEVNPISHLATVVRGLMDGSVPAGEIGWVLVSSVLLVAVFGPITMVLYRNKK; this is encoded by the coding sequence ATGAATGCCACGACCGCGGAGCAGGCGTCGGCGCCGGTCACCGAGGACGCGCTGCGCAGTGTGCTGTTGGCCGGTGAGCGGCCGTCTCGCCCCGGCCCGGTGCTCACCTCGTTGACATTCGGCTGGCGGGCGCTGCTGAAGATCAAACACGTGCCCGAGCAGCTCGTCGACGTGACCATGTTCCCGATCATGTTCACGCTGATGTTCACCTACCTGTTCGGCGGCGCGCTCGCCGGGTCGACACAGGCGTACCTGCAGTTCCTGCTGCCCGGCATCCTGGTGCAGGCGAACGTCATGATCACCATGAACACCGGCATAACGCTGAACACCGACATCCAGAAGGGCGTGTTCGACAGGTTCAGGGCGCTCCCGGTGTGGCGACCGTCCCCGCTTGTCGGCGCCCTGCTCGGCGATCTGGTGCGCTACTCGATCGGGTCGGCGATCGTCATCACGCTCGGACTGGTCCTAGGGTTCCGGCCGGAGGGTGGCGCCGTCGGCGTGGTGCTCTCGGTGGTGCTGCTGCTGGTGTTCTCGTTCTGCCTGTCGTGGCTGTGGACGATGCTCAGCCTGATCCTGCGCACGCCGAACTCGGTGGCGGGGGTCAGCATGATGGTGATGTTCCCGCTGACGTTCGTGAGCAACATCTTCGTGGACCCGAAGACGATGCCCGGGTGGATGCAGGCGGTCGTCGAGGTCAACCCGATCAGCCACCTGGCGACCGTGGTACGCGGCCTGATGGACGGCTCGGTGCCCGCCGGGGAAATCGGCTGGGTGCTCGTCTCGTCCGTACTTCTCGTCGCGGTCTTCGGTCCCATCACCATGGTCCTCTACCGCAACAAGAAGTAG
- a CDS encoding ATP-binding cassette domain-containing protein — protein sequence MGKLAIETRGLKKSFGTTHAVAGVDLAVSAGGVYGVLGPNGAGKTTTIRMLATLLRPDAGEAQVLGYDVVRDARSVRTRVSLTGQFASVDEDLTGVENLLLLARLLGYSRRRGRERATDLLDAFGLAEAADRQVKKYSGGMRRRIDIAASLVVTPELIFLDEPTTGLDPRSRNQVWEIVRGMVAEGATVLLTTQYLDEADQLADRIAVIDHGKVIAEGSIGQLKASVGAGSLHVRLRAPEQRAEAERVLAAALDVPIELSADPAALSARISDPERVARSVAELSRGGIDVTEFALGQPSLDEVFLTLTGHTAEETPEEDAA from the coding sequence ATGGGAAAGCTCGCGATCGAGACGAGAGGGTTGAAGAAGAGCTTCGGCACGACCCACGCGGTCGCCGGTGTGGACCTGGCCGTGAGCGCCGGGGGCGTGTACGGCGTGCTCGGCCCGAACGGGGCGGGCAAGACCACCACGATCCGCATGCTCGCCACGCTCCTGCGCCCCGACGCCGGAGAGGCGCAAGTGCTCGGCTACGACGTCGTGCGTGATGCGCGTTCGGTACGGACCCGGGTGAGCCTCACCGGGCAGTTCGCGTCGGTCGACGAGGACCTCACCGGGGTGGAGAACCTGTTGCTGCTCGCCAGACTGCTCGGCTACTCACGCCGCCGAGGCAGGGAGCGGGCGACCGACCTGCTCGACGCGTTCGGTCTTGCCGAGGCCGCCGATCGGCAGGTGAAGAAGTACTCCGGCGGGATGCGCCGGCGCATCGACATCGCGGCGAGCCTGGTCGTCACCCCCGAACTGATCTTCCTCGACGAGCCCACGACCGGGCTCGATCCGCGCAGCAGGAACCAGGTGTGGGAGATCGTCAGGGGCATGGTCGCCGAGGGCGCCACCGTGTTGCTGACCACGCAGTACCTCGACGAGGCCGACCAGCTGGCCGACCGGATAGCGGTGATCGACCACGGGAAGGTCATCGCCGAGGGCTCGATCGGCCAGCTCAAGGCATCGGTCGGCGCGGGCTCGCTGCATGTACGCCTGCGTGCGCCCGAGCAGCGCGCCGAGGCCGAACGGGTCCTCGCCGCCGCGCTCGACGTGCCGATCGAGCTCTCCGCTGACCCGGCCGCGCTGTCCGCGCGGATCTCCGACCCCGAGCGGGTCGCCCGTTCCGTGGCCGAGCTGTCCCGCGGCGGCATCGACGTCACCGAGTTCGCGCTCGGTCAGCCGAGCCTGGACGAGGTGTTCCTCACCCTGACCGGACACACCGCCGAGGAGACACCCGAGGAGGATGCCGCATGA
- a CDS encoding PadR family transcriptional regulator, producing MGKLAIETRGLSGGGRVSATKLLVLGIVHLSGGAHGYQVRSELQSWGAESWAKIKPGSIYHALKKAAADGLLTEHAEPGNSGPERVLYRATARGRDEMVELVRDGLRRTHDPTMLDAAIAMLPMLTRTDAIAHVNERVARLEAELVGQAKGWENPNPDIPEHVRDQAELWAGHARTELEWAKSLSKRLSEGAYTMADDPGSWQTVHNPLKMRF from the coding sequence ATGGGAAAGCTCGCGATCGAGACGAGAGGGTTGAGCGGAGGTGGGCGCGTGTCGGCGACGAAGCTCCTGGTGCTCGGTATCGTGCACCTCTCCGGCGGCGCGCATGGCTACCAGGTGCGGTCCGAACTGCAGAGCTGGGGTGCGGAGAGTTGGGCCAAGATCAAGCCCGGCTCGATTTATCACGCACTGAAGAAGGCGGCGGCTGATGGCCTCCTCACCGAACACGCCGAGCCGGGCAACTCCGGGCCGGAGCGCGTTTTGTACCGCGCGACAGCTCGGGGACGTGACGAGATGGTCGAACTGGTCCGCGACGGTCTGCGGCGCACCCATGACCCCACCATGCTCGACGCGGCCATCGCCATGTTGCCCATGCTGACCAGGACAGATGCGATCGCGCACGTTAACGAGCGGGTCGCGCGCCTGGAAGCGGAGCTCGTAGGGCAGGCCAAGGGGTGGGAGAACCCGAACCCCGACATTCCCGAACACGTCCGCGATCAGGCCGAACTGTGGGCGGGACACGCACGCACCGAACTGGAGTGGGCGAAGAGCCTGAGCAAACGACTGTCTGAGGGCGCCTACACCATGGCCGATGATCCGGGTTCGTGGCAAACGGTCCACAATCCCCTCAAGATGCGCTTCTAA
- a CDS encoding site-specific integrase has translation MRELDVRGPAGPGPHPSLFYNTGGRLAEVGNLTLDDLDLHADTVRFHGKGAKDRRVRIGPRTARAISRYLRARSGRRGADLPRLWLSARGACRLEPNGIKIRLKQLGAAAGVPNVHAHRWRHSFAHEWKLAGGDTGDLMLLLGWSSDDMPRHYGASAAAERAQQTQARLAIGERV, from the coding sequence GTGCGCGAGCTCGACGTTCGTGGACCTGCGGGACCAGGCCCTCATCCGTCTCTGTTCTATAACACCGGCGGACGCCTGGCAGAGGTCGGGAACCTGACGCTCGATGACCTCGACCTGCACGCCGACACCGTCCGATTCCACGGCAAGGGCGCCAAGGACCGCCGCGTGCGGATCGGGCCTCGGACCGCCCGGGCGATCAGCCGATACCTGCGGGCCCGATCGGGGCGCCGAGGCGCCGACCTGCCGCGCCTGTGGCTGTCAGCGCGCGGCGCCTGCCGCCTCGAACCGAACGGCATCAAAATCCGCCTCAAGCAGCTCGGTGCCGCAGCCGGGGTGCCGAACGTTCATGCCCACCGGTGGCGGCACAGCTTCGCCCACGAGTGGAAGCTCGCCGGCGGCGACACCGGCGACCTGATGCTCCTGCTCGGCTGGTCGTCGGACGACATGCCCCGCCATTACGGCGCCAGCGCCGCAGCCGAACGCGCCCAGCAGACCCAAGCTCGCCTGGCAATCGGCGAACGAGTCTGA
- a CDS encoding tyrosine-type recombinase/integrase yields the protein MPTIDIRKTTAGLSPTWSGYLRDWDRTLRAANHPETTRYSYLLAAAQLGRYLGTECDEFDAPQAADDPCLVARGHVEDFQAWMVDTRSASTAMNKHKSLQQFFKWLTVDEEAIRRSPMDRVRQPKKPEKLVPVLTAEETRRLLAACASSTFVDLRDQALIRLCSITPADAWQRSGT from the coding sequence ATGCCGACCATCGACATTCGTAAGACCACTGCCGGCCTGTCCCCCACCTGGTCCGGCTACCTGCGCGACTGGGACCGCACCCTGCGCGCCGCCAACCATCCGGAGACCACCCGCTACAGCTACCTGCTCGCGGCGGCACAGCTCGGCCGCTACCTCGGAACCGAGTGCGACGAGTTCGACGCCCCGCAGGCCGCCGACGATCCCTGCCTGGTCGCCCGCGGCCATGTCGAGGACTTCCAGGCCTGGATGGTCGACACCCGCTCAGCGTCAACGGCGATGAACAAGCACAAGAGCCTGCAGCAGTTCTTCAAATGGCTCACCGTCGACGAGGAAGCGATCCGCCGCTCGCCGATGGACCGGGTCCGCCAGCCCAAGAAGCCCGAGAAGCTGGTCCCGGTCCTGACCGCCGAAGAGACCCGCAGGCTGCTGGCCGCGTGCGCGAGCTCGACGTTCGTGGACCTGCGGGACCAGGCCCTCATCCGTCTCTGTTCTATAACACCGGCGGACGCCTGGCAGAGGTCGGGAACCTGA
- a CDS encoding PLP-dependent cysteine synthase family protein yields the protein MSGLDGIGNTPLVALERGDSPGEVWVKLEAANPTGSYKDRMALAMIEAAERDGRLRPGQTVVEYTGGSTGSSLAFVCAVKGYPLRIVSSDAFAAEKIRTMRAFGANVELIHSPDGITPELIPAMIARAAEIAAETGAFWTDQFHNTDMTDGYRRMGEEIIEQIKTVDAFCGYVGTAGAFLGATRAMRAHQKDLRRVAVEPAESAVLSGHAAGTHHIEGGGIGYWPPQLKETDLDEVIAVSDSEAFETARQAARRHGIFIGPSTGANLAAAEKIAARGQKVVTVQVDSGLKYLSGSLYA from the coding sequence GTGTCGGGTCTCGACGGGATTGGCAACACGCCGTTGGTCGCGCTCGAGCGCGGCGACAGCCCGGGGGAGGTCTGGGTGAAGCTCGAAGCCGCCAACCCGACCGGCTCCTACAAGGATCGGATGGCGCTCGCCATGATCGAGGCCGCCGAGCGTGACGGTCGGCTGCGACCAGGCCAAACGGTGGTCGAATACACCGGCGGGAGCACCGGGTCGTCGCTGGCGTTCGTGTGCGCCGTGAAGGGCTATCCGCTGCGGATCGTGTCGTCCGACGCCTTCGCCGCGGAGAAGATCCGGACCATGCGGGCGTTCGGCGCCAACGTAGAGCTCATCCACAGCCCCGACGGGATCACGCCCGAGCTCATCCCGGCCATGATCGCCCGGGCGGCCGAGATCGCCGCTGAGACCGGGGCGTTCTGGACCGATCAGTTCCACAACACCGACATGACCGACGGCTACCGGCGGATGGGGGAGGAGATCATCGAGCAGATCAAAACCGTCGATGCATTCTGCGGGTACGTGGGCACTGCCGGCGCGTTCCTCGGCGCTACCCGCGCGATGCGCGCGCACCAGAAGGACCTGAGACGCGTGGCCGTCGAGCCGGCCGAGTCAGCGGTGCTCTCCGGGCACGCCGCGGGCACGCACCACATCGAAGGGGGCGGGATCGGCTACTGGCCACCGCAGCTCAAGGAGACAGACCTCGACGAGGTCATCGCGGTCTCTGACAGCGAGGCCTTCGAAACCGCGAGGCAAGCGGCACGAAGGCATGGCATCTTCATTGGGCCGTCCACGGGCGCCAACCTCGCCGCCGCCGAGAAAATCGCCGCACGGGGACAGAAGGTCGTCACCGTCCAGGTCGACAGTGGACTCAAATACCTCAGCGGATCGCTCTACGCCTGA
- a CDS encoding serine hydrolase, which translates to MPTRWVVHSGVWMARWYAAVLALAAFLAPLSASPALAGPRPPGPARLVWFPAGDGIFSVDAESRTVRYRSCSVDTGRVYNPGMRVAGGVATGRITFEGTPYRYRAPLVGRLTGTVEVGRRSLSGTTVTSPQPPANPALGRRLLPLTARLQAIVASAPVTAGVSVRDLSGRYGDQQISVAGRFRPKAASLIKLWVLVELMRRIDCGQAAYTDGVLVLPEDVVGGTGELQHETFPQVVTLFRLAQYMIKYSDNTATNVLIDYLGGFEPVNALIDSMNQRETVLGRKMLATPPPENFTSPDDVISLLGAVWDRQVLRQVNRDLMLSFMLEQTLNGKIPAALPSGVPVAHKTGELPDVSHDVGYYLIPGTEIAVAFLTAGVETEGAETVRQLARAVYDYVDAPPPASSLPITGVRVWPLAAFLLGFGLLLLVVFRRRAIR; encoded by the coding sequence TTGCCGACACGTTGGGTTGTTCACTCGGGGGTCTGGATGGCGCGCTGGTATGCGGCCGTGCTCGCGCTGGCGGCGTTTCTCGCTCCGCTGTCGGCGTCGCCGGCGCTCGCTGGTCCTCGGCCCCCTGGACCCGCTCGGCTTGTCTGGTTTCCTGCTGGGGACGGGATCTTCTCGGTCGACGCGGAGTCGCGGACAGTGCGCTACCGGTCGTGTTCGGTGGACACCGGGCGGGTCTACAACCCCGGTATGCGGGTCGCGGGCGGGGTCGCGACCGGCCGGATCACGTTCGAGGGGACCCCGTATCGCTACCGGGCGCCGCTGGTCGGTCGGTTGACGGGGACGGTGGAGGTGGGCCGGCGCTCCCTGAGCGGCACCACGGTGACCAGTCCGCAGCCGCCCGCGAACCCCGCGCTCGGCCGCCGGCTCCTCCCGCTGACGGCTCGGCTACAGGCGATCGTCGCCTCGGCGCCGGTGACCGCCGGGGTCTCGGTGCGCGACCTGTCGGGGCGCTACGGCGACCAACAGATCTCGGTGGCGGGCCGGTTCCGGCCGAAGGCGGCGAGCCTGATCAAGCTGTGGGTGCTGGTCGAGTTGATGCGGCGGATCGACTGCGGGCAGGCGGCCTACACCGACGGGGTCCTGGTGCTGCCGGAAGACGTGGTCGGCGGGACGGGTGAACTGCAACACGAGACGTTCCCGCAGGTCGTAACGCTGTTCCGGCTGGCCCAGTACATGATCAAATACAGCGACAACACGGCCACCAACGTCTTGATCGACTACCTGGGCGGGTTCGAGCCGGTCAACGCTCTGATCGACTCGATGAACCAGCGCGAGACGGTGCTCGGCCGCAAGATGCTCGCCACGCCGCCGCCGGAAAACTTCACCAGCCCCGACGACGTCATCTCACTGCTCGGTGCGGTCTGGGATCGTCAGGTGCTCCGGCAGGTCAACCGCGACCTGATGCTGAGCTTCATGCTCGAGCAGACCCTCAACGGCAAGATCCCGGCCGCCCTTCCGTCCGGGGTGCCCGTCGCGCACAAGACCGGCGAACTGCCGGACGTGTCACACGACGTGGGCTATTACCTCATTCCGGGTACGGAGATCGCGGTCGCCTTCCTCACCGCGGGCGTGGAGACCGAGGGGGCGGAGACGGTGCGGCAGTTGGCCCGGGCGGTCTACGACTACGTCGACGCGCCGCCGCCCGCCTCCTCGCTGCCGATCACCGGGGTCCGGGTCTGGCCTCTGGCTGCTTTTCTCCTGGGCTTCGGCCTGCTGCTGCTGGTTGTCTTCAGGCGTAGAGCGATCCGCTGA